The window GACTGCAATCCCGTCCACACCGATGAGGAGTTTTGCCGGGAGCATAACATCTATGGCAGGAGGATTGGCCACGGCCTGCTTGGCCTCGCCTATCTTGACGGGCTGATATTCCGCCTCGGTCTTTTCGACGGCACCGGACTTGCCTCGCTCTCGTGGAAATGGGATTTCAAGGGACCGATATTCATCGGCGACACGCTGCACGGAGTTACAAAGATTACGATGAAGCGCGAGACGAAGAAGCCGGGAAGAGCAATAATCAACGAACACGTTACGCTCGTGAACCAGAGGGGCGAGACGATCGGCGAAGGGGATCACCTGAATATGATCCGCATGAGGCTGGCTGAATAACGGCAGAAAACGGATGTGCGCGGGGAGATTTAAAAACTCCCCGCAACATATCTATTTGCAGAAGCCGCAGATAAAATTTATGAAATTTTTTACGAGCGGCTGCGAAAGATTGCCCTGAGCCACAGCGATGCCGAATATCCGCGGGATTGGCGGCGCCAGCTTCAGCGTCCTGTAACCGATCGCGGAATAATTTTTCGCCGCCTTTTCGGAGCACATGCTGAGGCCGAAGCCGGCCGCTACCATCCCCATATTGGTGAGCAGGCTCGTACCGTGGGTCTTGAGCAGGGTTATCCCATCATCCCCTCCGGTATTGTTCAGCGAATTCATCACACAGCCCAGAACTGTGGTATAAAGCGAGCCGATCTCGGAAAATATGAACGTCTCGCCGCGCAGCATCTCCAGCGATATTTCTCCGCGTTCGGCATATTTGTGATCCGGTGGGGCGATAAGCACCATCTCGTCGGTATAAAGGTGAAAGAACTTCACATCGCCGCAGACGTCGGGGGCGCAGCAAAAGGCACAGGTGATCTCGTTGTTCTTCAGCATGTCGACGAGCACAGTCCCCTCCGCCTCGTAGAAATCCAGAGATATATTGGGAAACCTCTTGGCAAATTCCGAAAGCCGCGGGAAAAAATCATAGCGCTCCGTCCCGGGAAAGACGCCGAACTTGATAACGCCGCGGTCGGGAGCCGTGAACATCTTCATGTGCTCGCGCGAGGTCGCCTCTTTATCGCAGATCTCGCTGGCGAAGGGTAGGAACTCTTCCCCGGCACGCGTAAGCGTGATAAGCCGCGCGCCGCGTTCAAAGAGTTTTGTCCCCAGTTCCGCCTCAAGTTTGCTTATCTGTGTGGAGAGAGACGACTGCGAAATATTTATCTCCTCGGCGGCTCGCGTAAAACTCTGATATTTCGCCACCGCCATCATATATCGAAGCTGATGCAGTTCCAATGGATATCCTCCTTCCGCCGTCCTGTCATGAAATGTTATGAAAACATATAAGACGTATATCATTATACAGAAAGCCACGCCAAATTGTCTCACGCTCCATTGTCACGTCAGGCCAGTTGTTGATAAAGATACAAAGCCAATCCTGATGTCTGGTGAGAATTGCTGGCATTAACGCGTCCGTAGTGCCCTCTGTTTAGTTATTCATAGAACAGTTTCTCTTTTGCCGCGTATTCGACTCGGAGGGCTGAATCCGCGGACGGGTGTGGTCTTCACCGTATAAAAAATATATTTATTGATAGATTTTATCAAACGATAAATTCGGTATTTTTGTAAAAAGAGCTTTTTCCGGCGAATTTTAGCCTCTTATGATTAATAAAATATAACGATAAATGAACTCCAAAGCGGAGAAAAAGCGTCGTATTTAGTCATTATTGAAATTTTTCAGAACTATATATTTACATTTTACGTAAATGTAAATATATTAAGCGACTTTTCATCCATAAATTTTGTAAAGTAAATAAAAGCACATTAATTAAGTAAAGTTAATTATATAAAGATTAAATAAATATAAAAATAAAAACGTATTTCTTTTCCGTTATCTGGAAAAATATCTCAAGGTGCGGCAACTTGACAAAAGAAAACTTTCAAAGTATTGTATGGATAATTTCTAGTAACGGATTAAATTTCCATGAAACGGAAATATTGTAAGAGGGCTATCTGCCTTACAGCACCGCTCAGAGAGATTTTTCCGCGTCTCCTGTTGTTGTGTTGTGGCTGTTTTTCAAAAATATATTCTAGGAGGGTACATTTGTAATGAAGAAGTTCAAAGCGTTGAGTCTTTCTCTTTTCATCGTAATGTGCATGGCAACCGCGGTGCTCGCGGCCTACCCTGAGAAAAATATCCAGGGTATCATCCAGTGGGGGGCCGGCGGAGGCTGCGACGGCGTTTCTCGCGCCATCACGCCGCTGGCGGAAAAATACCTCGGCAAGACCATCATCCTGCAGAACAAGACCGGCGCCACGGGCGCGGTCGCCACGACGATGGTCGCCAACATGCCGGCTGACGGCTACACCCTGCTCTACGCCGCGGAGAACCCCGCCACCTACAGGGTGCTCGGACTCTCACCACTCAGCTTTAATGATTTTGAACCCATCATCATCCCCGTCGAGGGCGCCGTCGTCATCTGCGTCAACCCCGAGACGCCCTACAAGACGATGAAAGACCTCGTCGAGGCGGCTAAGAAAAACAGCAAGATCAAGATGGGCACCTCCGGCACCGGCGGACTTCCCTACGTGGCGGGTGCGATGATGAAGAACATCCACGACATCCAGTTCAACATGATCCAGTTTGACGGAGACGGCCCGGGAGCGACGGCGGTCATGGGCGGCCACGCGGAGGTGATGCCGCTGGCGCTTTCGACGTCGGTCGAATACATCAAGGGGGGCCGCCTGCGCGGGCTCGCGGTGCTTCGCACGGAGCGTGTGCCGCAGCTTCCCGACGTACCGGCAATCACAGAGATATATCCTGAGTACAAGCAGTATCTGCCGTGGGGCCCCTTCTACGGAGTGTTCGTGAAAAAGGGTACGCCGAAGGATGTGGTTGCGAAGCTGACGGAGGCCTTTACGAAGGCCTACAACGAGGCGCGTTTCACGGAGTTTGTGGCGAACTCGGGCGGTTTTAAGATGGGACTTACGGGACAGAAGGCGGCGGACTTCACGAAGAAATTTGAATCTACGGCGAGCTGGCTGATCTACAACGCGGGCGGCGCGAAGAAGTCGCCGAAAGACTTCAACATCCCTCAGCCTAAATAAATAAAGACCGTAAAGGGCCGCTTACCGCGTAAATCCGCTGCAGGCGGCCCTTTGTAAATCAAGAATCAAAAGACGGAGGTTAATTTAATGAGCAATCCCGAAGAGAATCAGGAAATAAAGAATCTCGAGGCAGTTGCGGAGATAGAGGACGAGGCCGCGCGCGATCTTTCCGTCTATGTCCCTGAAAAACACAGAAAGCCGGGAGAGACGGCCTTTGCGGTGATCGCGACGGTGTTCGGCGTTCTGGGATATTATTTCGCGCTCGACATGACCAGCGAAAATTATTCGTCGCCGTCGGTCTTTCCGAAACTGGCGTCGGCCATAATCATCATCTGCGGATTGATCTGTATCTTCAAAGCATGCAAAAAAGAGGCGCCGGAGGCCGGTTCGCCCAATGTCTTTAGATATCTTCTCCCTAAGGACGTCATCGTGGTCCTCGTGCTGCTGCTCGCCTACTGCATCGCGCTCCCACGTCTGCACTTCATTCCCTCATCTTATATATTCATGGTGATCGGCATGATCTATCTGCACCGCGGCAAATATATCTGGCAGTCGTTCGTGATCTCGGCGGCGGCGATGGCGGTCCTCGTCGTCATCTTCCGTTACGTATTCCTAGTAATCCTTCCGTAGGGGGTATATAGATATGTTACAAAACTTGCAATACTTTTTGATTCCCTTCATGGACTGGCAGGTAATGGCCCTCGTATGGGCCGGAGTCTTCGCCGGTATCTGGGTGGGAGCCATTCCCGGACTCTCCGGCACGATGGCCGTGTCGCTGCTCATCTCCTTTACCTTCTCCTGGGAGCTGAACAACGCGCTCGCCCTTATGTGCGGCGTCTTTGTGGGAGCGGTCTACGGAGGCGCGATCACGGCGATCCTGCTCAATATCCCGGGCGCTCCGGCGGCGATCGCCACCGGTATGGAGGGATATCCCCTCGCACAGCGCGGTGAGGCGGGCAAGGCCATCGGCCTCTGCACCACGGTCTCGCTGTTTGCCGGTATGGTCGGCGTCGCGGTTCTGGCCTGCGCCGCGCCGATAATCGCCAACTTCGCGCTTAAATTCTCGCCGCGCGACTTCTTCCTGCTCGCGCTGATGGGCATTCTGCTTATCGGAAGCATCGGCGGCGGCGATCCTATCAAAGGAATAATGGCCGGTACCATCGGCATTCTCATAAGCATGGTCGGCATGGACCCCTCGACCGGCGAACTGCGCTATACCTTCGGCAACCTCAACCTCATGGCGGGCATCAGCTTCGTCACGGCGATGATCGGGCTTTTCGGTATCTCCGAGGCGCTGACCCAGTTCCGCGGCGGCGGTGAAAATCCGCCGAAACAGAACCTCAGCAAGATCGTTCCAGACCTTTCGACCTTTCTCAAATTCCTGCCTCTCGGCATCCGCTCGGCGCTGCTTGGCGTCTTCATCGGCGCACTGCCGGGGACCGGCGGAGATGTCGCGGCGCTTCTGGCCTATGACCAGGCGAAACGCACCACCCGCAACCCCGTGACCCCCTTCGGCCACGGAGCCTACGAAGGCATAGTCGCCCCCGAGACGGCGAACAAGGGAGCGATCGGGGGAGCCTTTATCCCGATGCTGACCCTGGGCATCCCCGGAGACGCTATCACGGCGATAATCATTGGCGGCCTCTTCATCCACGGCCTCAAGCCGGGACCGATGCTGATGATCGAGACGCCGCACCTCTTCTGGATGATCGTAAGCCTGCTGGTGGTGGCGAACATCGCGCTCTTCGTCCTCGGACTGCTGAGCGTCAAACCCTTCGCGAAGATAATAGAGATCCCCAAAAGCATAATCATGCCGATAGTCATCATCCTCTCGGTGATAGGGACCTACGCGATTCAGAACAGCGTCGTGGACATCTTCTATATGATAGGCTTCGGCGTGCTCGGCTACTTCATGCGGCTATACGGCTACGCGACGGGACCGATGGTGCTCGGCATAATCCTTGGCCCGATGCTTGACGCGAACTACCGCCGCGCGATGCAGGGCGCGGAAAACGAACTCCTGCCCTTCCTCGAGGGATTTGTGACGAGCCCGATAAGCCTCATCCTCTGCGTATTCATCTTCCTGATGATCTTTACCCAGACCAAGACCTACAAGAAATGGCGGGGGATCGCATGAGCCATGTGTCCCTATAAAAACAGGGAGCTGCCGATATCCGTAAATACGAAACTCGCGGCGCTGATCGGGTGGCCGCTCGGCCACTCGGCCTCCGCCGAGATGCACAACGACGCCTACGCCGCGATGGGACTTGACGCCATCTATCTGCCCCTGCCGGTGGAGCCGCAAAATGCCGCGGAGGCGGTGAAGGCGATGGAGACGATGGGGTTCATGGGCTGCAACGTGACTATACCGCACAAGGTGGCCGTGAAGGAGCTCATGGATGAGCTCCACCCCTCGGCGGCCGAGTCCGGGGCCGTGAACACCGTGCTCTTCAAAGAGGGGCGCAGGATCGGTTACAACACGGACGGCACCGGCTTTGTACACGCCCTGATAGAGAAGGGCGGTTTTCATCCCTCCGGCAAGAGCTGCCTGATGATCGGCGCGGGAGGGGCGGCGCGCGGCGTCGCCTCCGCGCTCGCGATCGCCGGAGCCGCGAAATTCCTCATCGCCAACCGCGCGGAGGAATACGAAATGGCGGAGCGCCTCGCCGATGATATGAACGCGCTGCGTCCGGGATCGGCCAGGCCGTTGGTCCTTGATAAAAAGG is drawn from Cloacibacillus porcorum and contains these coding sequences:
- a CDS encoding MaoC/PaaZ C-terminal domain-containing protein, with protein sequence MTDRPRGKFYEELEIGDEFTTPARTITESDIVMYAALTGDCNPVHTDEEFCREHNIYGRRIGHGLLGLAYLDGLIFRLGLFDGTGLASLSWKWDFKGPIFIGDTLHGVTKITMKRETKKPGRAIINEHVTLVNQRGETIGEGDHLNMIRMRLAE
- a CDS encoding Bug family tripartite tricarboxylate transporter substrate binding protein; its protein translation is MKKFKALSLSLFIVMCMATAVLAAYPEKNIQGIIQWGAGGGCDGVSRAITPLAEKYLGKTIILQNKTGATGAVATTMVANMPADGYTLLYAAENPATYRVLGLSPLSFNDFEPIIIPVEGAVVICVNPETPYKTMKDLVEAAKKNSKIKMGTSGTGGLPYVAGAMMKNIHDIQFNMIQFDGDGPGATAVMGGHAEVMPLALSTSVEYIKGGRLRGLAVLRTERVPQLPDVPAITEIYPEYKQYLPWGPFYGVFVKKGTPKDVVAKLTEAFTKAYNEARFTEFVANSGGFKMGLTGQKAADFTKKFESTASWLIYNAGGAKKSPKDFNIPQPK
- a CDS encoding shikimate dehydrogenase, with amino-acid sequence MCPYKNRELPISVNTKLAALIGWPLGHSASAEMHNDAYAAMGLDAIYLPLPVEPQNAAEAVKAMETMGFMGCNVTIPHKVAVKELMDELHPSAAESGAVNTVLFKEGRRIGYNTDGTGFVHALIEKGGFHPSGKSCLMIGAGGAARGVASALAIAGAAKFLIANRAEEYEMAERLADDMNALRPGSARPLVLDKKGVGGALEEADFVVHATRLGMRPNEDTVAFDTSLLSPRHFVCDVVYSPRETRLLREAAARGCRTLDGMWMLVYQGAEAVRIWTGMEPPVDVMAAGCERFLEDLQKH
- a CDS encoding tripartite tricarboxylate transporter permease; protein product: MLQNLQYFLIPFMDWQVMALVWAGVFAGIWVGAIPGLSGTMAVSLLISFTFSWELNNALALMCGVFVGAVYGGAITAILLNIPGAPAAIATGMEGYPLAQRGEAGKAIGLCTTVSLFAGMVGVAVLACAAPIIANFALKFSPRDFFLLALMGILLIGSIGGGDPIKGIMAGTIGILISMVGMDPSTGELRYTFGNLNLMAGISFVTAMIGLFGISEALTQFRGGGENPPKQNLSKIVPDLSTFLKFLPLGIRSALLGVFIGALPGTGGDVAALLAYDQAKRTTRNPVTPFGHGAYEGIVAPETANKGAIGGAFIPMLTLGIPGDAITAIIIGGLFIHGLKPGPMLMIETPHLFWMIVSLLVVANIALFVLGLLSVKPFAKIIEIPKSIIMPIVIILSVIGTYAIQNSVVDIFYMIGFGVLGYFMRLYGYATGPMVLGIILGPMLDANYRRAMQGAENELLPFLEGFVTSPISLILCVFIFLMIFTQTKTYKKWRGIA
- a CDS encoding LysR family transcriptional regulator, with protein sequence MELHQLRYMMAVAKYQSFTRAAEEINISQSSLSTQISKLEAELGTKLFERGARLITLTRAGEEFLPFASEICDKEATSREHMKMFTAPDRGVIKFGVFPGTERYDFFPRLSEFAKRFPNISLDFYEAEGTVLVDMLKNNEITCAFCCAPDVCGDVKFFHLYTDEMVLIAPPDHKYAERGEISLEMLRGETFIFSEIGSLYTTVLGCVMNSLNNTGGDDGITLLKTHGTSLLTNMGMVAAGFGLSMCSEKAAKNYSAIGYRTLKLAPPIPRIFGIAVAQGNLSQPLVKNFINFICGFCK
- a CDS encoding tripartite tricarboxylate transporter TctB family protein; the encoded protein is MSNPEENQEIKNLEAVAEIEDEAARDLSVYVPEKHRKPGETAFAVIATVFGVLGYYFALDMTSENYSSPSVFPKLASAIIIICGLICIFKACKKEAPEAGSPNVFRYLLPKDVIVVLVLLLAYCIALPRLHFIPSSYIFMVIGMIYLHRGKYIWQSFVISAAAMAVLVVIFRYVFLVILP